The Glycine max cultivar Williams 82 chromosome 12, Glycine_max_v4.0, whole genome shotgun sequence genome window below encodes:
- the LOC102664330 gene encoding uncharacterized protein: MTSDSAQEIADKIDSLEEQVTQGSFVPHGRQDILNTAIGRPDHGGRVRAAGSGVTITQYYGRASRTCSSSSTSISQQQLDEVVARLREDMTGQIREELRTQIKEELRTQLEEENKRSLEIMTNALKEAIKKELSNKGSQEALQIQPDIQQLGARVSTQGSNAVTNAQASQEHDADAIPLMGLFVQRNDGTQRLVAMGKIMEGDSIIHTVAYADDVVRVSVETVIDPEAEVPYATSEIQYVKQAVNTFVAWPTHLVKAVLDEHPQRIPHNEDAHVPKPANVNADDPLRELMKYSFDLYDKPLQITFDGRFLGIVDASTSIFITYSDVIEIIAGDKSLNISVIQLWLMYIHEWSQIFSQGFMYAFLEPQSLVCSKDRRSECEQYLERWLKESDREVYIGPYFHQEHWQLIILCPRQHVVVWFCSLRRKPDMHIKATINSVMTKLKKTLSPETKAVAPKWIEVKSHVQTGCYECGYYIMHWIWNIIASDIKSDWSMWFANDTPLDIGIITTIRKKWATFFLKTAISQNG; the protein is encoded by the exons ATGACATCTGACTCTGCACAGGAAATTGcagataaaata GACTCCTTAGAAGAGCAGGTAACGCAGGGTTCGTTTGTACCCCATGGTCGGCAAGACATACTGAACACTGCCATTGGACGACCTGACCATGGGGGTCGCGTTCGGGCAGCAGGCTCAGGTGTCACTATTACTCAGTACTACGGAAGGGCATCAAGGACATGCAGCAGCTCGTCCACGTCCATCAGCCAACAACAACTAGATGAAGTTGTTGCAAGGCTTAGGGAAGACATGACTGGCCAGATTAGGGAAGAATTGAGGACTCAAATTAAGGAAGAATTGAGGACTCAGCTAGaagaggaaaataaaaggaGCTTGGAAATAATGACCAATGCATTGAAAGAGGCTATTAAAAAAGAGTTGTCAAATAAAGGATCCCAAGAGGCACTCCAAATTCAGCCggacatacaacaactaggtgcGCGTGTCAGCACACAGGGAAGTAATGCTGTTACCAATGCGCAGGCTTCACAAGAACATGATGCTGATGCCATACCATTGATGGGACTGTTTGTGCAGCGTAACGATGGTACACAAAG GTTGGTGGCCATGGGGAAAATAATGGAGGGGGATTCAATCATACACACAGTGGCATATGCAGATGATGTTGTCAGGGTAAGTGTAGAAACAGTTATTGATCCTGAGGCTGAGGTCCCCTATGCCACCTCAGAAATACAATATGTGAAGCAGGCCGTCAATACATTTGTAGCTTGGCCCACACACCTTGTGAAAGCTGTATTAGATGAG CATCCACAACGTATTCCACACAACGAGGATGCACATGTGCCGAAGCCGGCTAATGTGAACGCAGATGATCCGTTGCGTGAATTGATGAAGTACAGTTTCGATCTTTACGACAAGCCACTTCAAATCACCTTTGATGGGAGATTTCTTGGAATTGTAGATGCATCTACATCAatattcatcacatattcagaTGTTATTGAAATAATAGCAGGAGACAAAAGTCTGAACATATCTGTCATACAATTATGGTTAAT GTATATTCATGAGTGGAGTCAGATATTCAGTCAAGGTTTCATGTATGCATTCCTTGAGCCACAGTCATTGGTTTGTTCAAAGGATAGACGCAGCGAATGCGAACAATATCTTGAAAGATGGCTTAAGGAATCTGACCGAGAGGTGTACATTGGACCTTACTTCCATCA GGAACATTGGCAACTCATAATTTTGTGTCCTAGGCAACATGTTGTTGTTTGGTTCTGTTCTTTGCGTAGGAAACCTGATATGCATATCAAAGCTACAATTAATAG TGTAATGACAAAATTGAAGAAGACCTTGTCTCCTGAAACTAAGGCAGTTGCACCAAAGTGGATTGAAGTAAAG AGTCACGTTCAAACCGGCTGTTATGAATGTGGATATTACATAATGCATTGGATCTGGAACATCATAGCCAGCGACATAAAGAGTGATTGGTCCATG TGGTTTGCTAATGACACACCGTTGGACATCGGCATCATCACCACAATTCGAAAGAAATgggcaacattttttttaaagacagcAATAAGTCAAAACGGCTAA